One segment of Pelomicrobium methylotrophicum DNA contains the following:
- a CDS encoding flavoprotein, protein MKRDPLPRFAWALTGSGHFLRESLEIALRLPHTDLYLSAAAEEVLHMYNYDLDDLRRHFRIFRDNTASAAPVGLFYHGFYHTVVIAPATSNTVAKLVYGIADTLVSNIYAQAGKQRIPCIVFACDAQPEVYTEAPREWVTLYPRRIDLENTERLRSFEYTTVATTIDELRHAVEARLQCLNVSSS, encoded by the coding sequence ATGAAGCGTGACCCCCTGCCGCGGTTCGCCTGGGCGCTGACGGGCTCCGGGCACTTTCTCCGGGAGTCGCTGGAGATCGCCTTGCGGCTGCCCCACACCGACCTGTATCTCTCGGCGGCAGCCGAGGAGGTGCTGCACATGTACAACTACGATCTCGACGATCTGCGCCGGCACTTTCGCATTTTCCGGGACAATACCGCCAGCGCTGCGCCCGTGGGACTGTTCTACCACGGCTTCTACCATACGGTGGTGATCGCGCCCGCCACCTCCAACACCGTTGCCAAGCTGGTGTACGGGATCGCCGACACGTTGGTCTCCAACATCTACGCCCAGGCTGGCAAGCAGCGGATTCCTTGCATCGTCTTCGCGTGCGACGCGCAGCCGGAGGTCTATACCGAAGCGCCCCGGGAGTGGGTCACCCTCTATCCGCGCAGGATCGACCTGGAGAATACGGAGCGGCTCAGAAGCTTCGAATACACCACCGTCGCCACCACCATCGACGAGCTGCGCCACGCGGTCGAGGCGAGACTCCAATGCCTGAACGTATCCTCTTCCTGA
- a CDS encoding TonB-dependent receptor produces MVLKNASKAWRIAALLSFLAGPAWAENPAATLEAPTVEVVGTTPLPSVGVPLEQVPAAVQAATGKEIGRQQALDLTEFMERNLASVTLNAAQHNPFQPDLSFRGFSASPLLGTPQGISVFVDGVRVNESFGDTVNWDLIPRSAISTINLIPGSNPLFGLNTLGGALAVHTKSGFQYPGFAAQALGGSWGRRALEFEQGGFRDRVDWFVTGNLFDEDGWRQHSPSAVRQLFGKLGFEDDVLDLDASFTYADNTLEGVQALPLSMLDRPEQAYTWPDRTHNKLTFLALKGSRLFGEDRILTANVYYRRLRSDNFSSNVNDEFDPVASPHQGFNDLSNTDQRTYGGSLQLTFLTHLAGRKNQFTVGASLDQGQTDFSQFEQQANFTPDRGTVATSDFALETDVKADNRYTGLYFTDTISLTERLHLTLSGRYNRARLKIRDKTGLEPALNGDHTFSRFNPAVGIAFSLAPGLTPYVAYNEGMRAPTPVELTCADPSAPCRLPNAFLADPPLKQVVSKTWEAGLRGRIAGRLGYTAALYRTRLQDDIQFVSSGGAINAGFFQNVGQTRRQGLELGLQGELGRLRLLGSYGFIDATFRTPFVLNSPNNSSADANGDIQVNPGNRIPGIPRHVFKLRADYPVNGRLTVGLGMLAASDQFARGDENNQDAHGKVPGYAVFNLDARYELARHWHLFLKVSNLFDKRYENFGVLGENFFRGPGNTFDAANAAPEQFRSPGAPRAAWIGVRYALGAAKGERD; encoded by the coding sequence TTGGTACTCAAGAACGCATCCAAGGCATGGCGGATCGCTGCCTTGCTGTCTTTTCTTGCCGGGCCTGCCTGGGCCGAGAACCCGGCGGCCACCTTGGAAGCGCCCACGGTGGAGGTGGTGGGCACCACGCCGCTGCCCAGCGTGGGGGTTCCGCTCGAACAGGTACCCGCGGCCGTCCAGGCGGCCACAGGGAAGGAAATCGGGCGTCAGCAGGCGCTGGATCTGACCGAGTTCATGGAACGCAACCTCGCCAGCGTGACCCTCAACGCCGCCCAGCACAACCCCTTCCAGCCGGACTTAAGCTTCAGGGGCTTTTCCGCCTCGCCGCTCCTCGGCACGCCCCAGGGCATCTCGGTGTTCGTGGACGGAGTGCGGGTGAACGAATCCTTCGGGGATACGGTGAACTGGGATTTGATCCCGCGCTCTGCCATCTCCACGATCAACTTGATTCCCGGCTCCAACCCCTTGTTCGGGCTGAACACCCTGGGCGGGGCGTTGGCGGTCCACACCAAGTCCGGCTTCCAGTACCCGGGCTTTGCGGCCCAGGCGCTCGGAGGATCCTGGGGCCGGCGGGCGCTGGAATTCGAGCAGGGCGGCTTTCGGGATCGCGTGGACTGGTTCGTGACCGGCAACCTCTTCGATGAGGACGGCTGGCGGCAGCATTCTCCCTCGGCCGTTCGGCAGCTCTTCGGCAAGCTGGGGTTCGAAGACGACGTGCTGGACCTGGACGCGAGTTTCACTTACGCGGACAACACGCTCGAGGGCGTACAGGCGCTGCCCTTGTCGATGCTGGACCGGCCGGAACAGGCGTACACCTGGCCAGACCGCACCCACAACAAGCTCACGTTCCTGGCCCTCAAGGGCAGCCGCCTCTTCGGCGAGGACCGGATCCTCACCGCCAACGTCTACTATCGCCGGCTCAGAAGCGACAACTTCAGCAGCAACGTCAACGATGAGTTCGATCCCGTGGCGAGCCCCCACCAGGGGTTCAATGACCTCAGCAACACGGATCAGCGGACCTACGGCGGATCGCTGCAACTGACCTTCCTCACTCACCTGGCGGGCCGGAAGAACCAGTTCACCGTGGGGGCGAGCCTGGACCAGGGGCAGACCGACTTCAGCCAATTCGAGCAGCAGGCAAACTTCACCCCGGACCGGGGCACGGTCGCCACCAGCGATTTTGCGCTGGAAACCGACGTGAAGGCGGATAACCGCTACACGGGTCTGTACTTCACCGACACGATCTCCCTGACCGAGCGCCTGCACTTGACCCTTTCGGGGCGCTACAACCGGGCGCGGCTCAAGATCCGGGACAAGACCGGGCTGGAGCCGGCCCTGAACGGGGACCACACCTTCTCCCGCTTCAATCCGGCGGTGGGCATCGCCTTCAGCTTGGCGCCGGGCCTCACCCCTTACGTGGCCTACAACGAAGGCATGCGGGCCCCGACGCCGGTGGAGCTCACCTGCGCCGATCCCTCGGCCCCCTGTCGGTTGCCCAATGCCTTCCTGGCCGATCCGCCCCTCAAGCAGGTGGTTTCCAAGACGTGGGAGGCGGGTTTGCGAGGCCGGATCGCTGGCCGCTTGGGCTATACCGCGGCGCTCTACCGTACCCGCCTCCAGGACGACATCCAGTTCGTGAGCAGCGGCGGCGCCATCAACGCGGGCTTCTTCCAGAACGTGGGCCAAACCCGGCGCCAGGGGCTGGAGCTGGGCCTGCAAGGAGAGCTGGGCCGGCTGCGCCTGCTGGGGAGCTACGGTTTCATCGATGCCACCTTCCGCACTCCTTTCGTCCTCAACAGCCCCAACAATTCCTCCGCCGATGCGAACGGCGACATCCAGGTGAACCCCGGCAACCGCATTCCGGGCATTCCTCGCCACGTCTTCAAGCTGCGGGCTGACTATCCGGTGAACGGCAGGCTGACCGTGGGACTCGGCATGTTGGCGGCGAGCGACCAGTTTGCCAGGGGCGACGAGAACAACCAGGATGCCCACGGCAAGGTGCCGGGCTACGCGGTGTTCAACCTCGACGCCCGTTACGAACTGGCGCGTCACTGGCACCTGTTCCTCAAGGTGAGCAACCTGTTCGACAAACGGTACGAGAACTTCGGCGTGCTGGGGGAGAATTTCTTCCGTGGCCCCGGCAACACCTTCGATGCGGCGAACGCCGCCCCCGAGCAGTTCCGCTCCCCGGGGGCGCCCCGGGCGGCCTGGATCGGTGTGCGCTACGCGCTGGGGGCTGCGAAAGGGGAGCGCGACTGA
- a CDS encoding (5-formylfuran-3-yl)methyl phosphate synthase — translation MTALLASVRSLKEARIALQGGADMIDLKDPRRGALGALPVKTAAALVRFVAGRRPVSATIGDLPMVPARLAEAVERTAASGVDYVKVGLFSSPRQRECIRALAPLARRGCRLVAVLFADQRPEWTLLPQIAAAGFTGAMLDTADKARGGLRRHLEDESIARFVRQVQALGMRVGLAGSLKEEDIAPLCALSPDYLGFRGALCTQAQRTATLDPVRVAAVRARMAEATAREPALLAL, via the coding sequence ATGACTGCGCTGCTCGCGAGCGTGCGATCGCTCAAAGAAGCGAGGATCGCCCTGCAGGGCGGCGCCGACATGATCGACCTCAAGGACCCGCGGCGCGGCGCTTTGGGCGCCCTGCCCGTGAAGACCGCTGCGGCGCTCGTGCGCTTCGTAGCAGGCAGACGCCCGGTGAGCGCCACGATCGGCGATCTTCCCATGGTTCCGGCGCGGCTCGCGGAGGCGGTCGAACGCACGGCGGCCAGCGGCGTGGACTACGTCAAAGTCGGCCTCTTTTCCTCGCCGCGCCAGCGCGAGTGCATCCGGGCGCTGGCACCCCTCGCACGCCGCGGGTGCCGGCTGGTGGCCGTGCTGTTCGCCGATCAGCGCCCTGAATGGACGCTCCTGCCGCAAATCGCCGCAGCCGGATTCACCGGCGCCATGCTGGATACCGCGGACAAGGCTCGGGGCGGGCTGAGGCGACATCTGGAGGATGAATCGATCGCCCGCTTTGTCCGCCAGGTTCAAGCGCTGGGCATGAGGGTGGGCCTCGCCGGCTCCCTGAAGGAGGAGGACATCGCGCCATTGTGCGCTTTAAGCCCAGACTACCTGGGCTTCCGCGGCGCCCTCTGCACACAGGCGCAGCGCACGGCGACGCTCGACCCCGTGCGGGTGGCCGCCGTGCGCGCCCGAATGGCAGAGGCGACAGCACGCGAGCCCGCGCTGCTGGCGCTTTAG
- a CDS encoding ATP-binding protein — MSLKLRLNVLISVLLGLVLIGGAFFAMQRAREDVRAEIQSTMNLSELMLGAAWTGASAPEAGPVFDPQALGRVRHLRIELYDAAGRLLQTNRRSRVPEAAGVPEWFARVLTKMTPAWDEVRRPLLAGEEVVGELVIRPDPSYEIEEVWKDSVGLVQLATLLFVGMNFAVYGIVGRALRPVDRILDALTGLEQGNLKTRLPALDLPELARIARAFNRMAEALEQSVTQNRRLARRLLQVQEEERKSLSRELHDELGQYLSAIHADAAAILNRDDAALAPVRASAQAIVEACRAMMDIVRGMLARLRPGALDELGLKEALRELATGWRQRHPAIACALEFAGELDDLDEAAKICIYRLVQESLTNVAKHARARRVEVRLARISGPGSSVRVQVRDDGVGMDPSARQTGFGLAGMRERVESLGGRLVVENGRNGGLTVTAELPLPTDTRVLG; from the coding sequence ATGAGTTTGAAACTGCGGCTGAACGTTCTCATCAGTGTTTTGTTGGGACTGGTCCTGATCGGCGGAGCGTTTTTCGCGATGCAGCGAGCTCGTGAAGACGTGCGAGCGGAAATTCAGTCCACCATGAACCTTTCCGAGCTCATGCTGGGCGCCGCTTGGACGGGCGCTTCCGCACCCGAGGCCGGGCCCGTCTTCGATCCGCAGGCGCTCGGGCGCGTGCGTCACCTCAGGATAGAGCTGTACGACGCGGCAGGCCGCCTGCTGCAAACCAACCGGCGCAGCCGGGTGCCGGAGGCGGCGGGGGTGCCTGAATGGTTCGCCCGCGTATTGACCAAGATGACGCCGGCGTGGGACGAAGTGCGCCGGCCGCTCCTGGCCGGGGAGGAGGTGGTTGGCGAACTGGTGATCCGGCCCGATCCCTCCTACGAGATCGAGGAAGTATGGAAGGACAGCGTTGGGCTCGTCCAGCTTGCGACGCTATTGTTCGTGGGAATGAACTTTGCTGTCTATGGCATCGTAGGGCGGGCCTTGCGGCCTGTGGACCGCATCCTGGACGCCCTCACCGGCTTGGAGCAAGGCAATCTCAAGACCCGGCTGCCGGCGCTCGACCTGCCGGAGCTCGCGCGCATCGCCCGGGCCTTCAACCGCATGGCCGAAGCGCTGGAACAGTCCGTGACCCAGAACCGCCGGCTCGCCCGCCGGCTGCTGCAGGTCCAGGAAGAAGAGCGCAAGAGCCTCTCGCGGGAACTGCATGACGAGCTCGGGCAATACTTGAGCGCGATTCACGCCGATGCAGCCGCGATCCTGAATCGGGACGATGCCGCCCTCGCGCCGGTGCGCGCCAGCGCCCAGGCGATCGTGGAGGCGTGCCGGGCCATGATGGACATCGTGCGCGGCATGCTGGCGCGGCTGCGCCCTGGAGCGCTGGACGAACTGGGACTCAAGGAGGCGCTGCGGGAGCTCGCGACGGGATGGCGCCAGCGCCACCCCGCCATTGCCTGCGCCCTGGAGTTTGCGGGCGAGCTGGATGATCTGGATGAGGCGGCGAAGATTTGCATCTATCGGCTGGTGCAGGAGAGTCTCACCAACGTGGCGAAGCATGCGAGGGCCCGCCGAGTGGAGGTGCGGCTTGCCCGGATCTCGGGCCCGGGCAGCTCGGTGAGGGTGCAGGTGCGCGACGACGGCGTGGGCATGGACCCGAGCGCTCGCCAGACCGGGTTCGGTCTGGCAGGCATGCGGGAGCGGGTGGAATCGCTGGGCGGCCGGCTCGTCGTCGAGAACGGGCGCAACGGCGGGCTGACCGTGACGGCCGAGCTGCCGTTGCCGACGGATACGCGGGTGTTGGGATGA
- a CDS encoding DUF447 domain-containing protein produces MIFETIVTTRSPTGRVHIAPMGVREAQELVVLAPFKPSTTLENVLTTGYAVVNFSDDVRIFAGCLTGRRDWPVVPTVAVPGVRLATTLAHAELELVRTEDDELRPRLYCRRVHAETHGPFRGFNRAQAAVLEAAILVSRLHLLPRDKIDAEVRYLSIAVEKTAGPAEREAWDWLMEAIAAHDARRETERSA; encoded by the coding sequence ATGATTTTCGAAACCATCGTCACCACCCGGTCCCCAACGGGGCGCGTGCACATCGCCCCCATGGGCGTCCGCGAGGCGCAAGAGCTGGTCGTTCTGGCGCCTTTCAAGCCCTCCACGACGCTGGAGAATGTGCTCACCACCGGATACGCGGTGGTGAACTTCAGCGACGACGTGCGCATCTTCGCGGGCTGCCTCACCGGGCGGCGTGATTGGCCCGTCGTGCCCACCGTGGCCGTCCCCGGCGTACGGCTCGCCACGACGCTCGCCCACGCCGAGCTGGAGCTCGTGCGCACGGAAGACGATGAGCTTCGGCCACGCCTATACTGCCGCCGAGTCCACGCGGAAACCCATGGCCCCTTTCGCGGCTTCAACCGCGCCCAGGCGGCGGTCCTGGAGGCGGCCATTTTGGTTTCGCGCCTGCATCTGCTGCCGCGGGACAAGATCGACGCCGAGGTGAGGTACCTGTCCATCGCCGTGGAAAAGACCGCGGGACCGGCGGAGCGGGAGGCTTGGGATTGGCTCATGGAAGCCATCGCGGCCCATGACGCCCGGCGCGAAACGGAGCGTTCCGCATGA
- the pqqA gene encoding pyrroloquinoline quinone precursor peptide PqqA, with the protein MWTKPEFTEMRFGFEVTMYIANR; encoded by the coding sequence ATGTGGACCAAGCCCGAATTCACCGAAATGCGGTTCGGCTTTGAAGTCACCATGTACATCGCCAACCGCTAA
- a CDS encoding response regulator: MTAPALKVMLVDDHAVVRMGFRLLLESTPDIKVVAEADTGEQALKGYQEARPDVVVMDLSMPGMGGIEAVKRLLAKDKQARILVLSAHDDTLHPRRVLEAGALGYLSKRSAPEELIQAVRHVAAGKVFLEPAIAQQLAIQQVTGTRNPVEVLSPREFELFLLLAQGKTVAEIAEMLYLSPRTVGTHLYNIKQKLNASNAAELALIAMRAGLLEP, encoded by the coding sequence ATGACCGCGCCTGCACTCAAGGTGATGCTGGTGGACGACCACGCCGTCGTGCGCATGGGCTTTCGTCTGCTCCTGGAAAGCACTCCCGATATCAAGGTCGTGGCCGAGGCCGACACCGGTGAGCAGGCGCTCAAGGGCTATCAAGAGGCGCGGCCGGATGTGGTCGTGATGGATCTGTCCATGCCCGGCATGGGAGGCATCGAGGCAGTGAAGCGCTTGCTGGCCAAAGACAAGCAAGCCCGCATCCTCGTGCTCTCGGCCCACGACGACACGCTTCACCCGCGGCGGGTACTGGAGGCGGGGGCGCTGGGCTACCTCTCCAAGCGCAGCGCGCCTGAGGAGCTCATCCAGGCGGTGCGTCACGTGGCCGCCGGCAAGGTCTTCCTGGAGCCCGCCATCGCCCAGCAGCTCGCGATCCAGCAGGTGACCGGCACCCGCAACCCGGTAGAGGTCTTAAGCCCCCGCGAGTTCGAGCTGTTCCTGCTGCTCGCCCAGGGCAAGACCGTGGCCGAGATCGCCGAAATGCTCTACTTGAGCCCCCGCACCGTGGGCACCCATTTGTACAACATCAAGCAGAAGCTGAACGCCTCCAACGCCGCGGAGCTGGCGCTGATCGCCATGCGAGCGGGGCTCCTTGAGCCGTGA
- a CDS encoding sigma-54-dependent Fis family transcriptional regulator, whose translation MADLNLIEKHIRSVCSTVSLGLAEQALQNRVTQSWIRCLKDYRLDPGSPNPPLVVDTPELKERIERLSDIVPHAKMEMANLYQQLAGSQLAVVLTDADGVILSLVGDPNFTKTGAKLGLMEGAVWSEREQGTNGMGTCLVEKSPIVIHRTEHFFARNISLTCSAGPIFDGQGRLRAVLDVSSQSALPQQYAIALVNMSAQMIENQAFMSTYKNDYIVRFHSRPEFVYTLNEGALAFSSEGRLLAANRSALFQLGVRSVSEISGCDISELFTTALPELIARSTKSSFHPVPVYGVRHGSRFFAVAQQPENLARRSSQLFVSRVSPVKASSEAQQRQLIDMLEFGDPKMAHNVYCAKRVLNRDIPILLYGETGTGKEMFAKAIHLASNRADKPYVAVNCASIPDTLIESELFGYKPGAFTGANREGRRGKILQANGGTLFLDEIGDMPLPLQARLLRVLEEREVLPLGSEVPVKVDIQLISATHRNLSEMVAAGAFREDLYYRLQGIALTLPPLRLRADKRQLIQHVLAEAAGGDERVRIDPEALTVLEEYDWPGNIRQLRNLLRTALALCENNTITVRDLPEELLRGRHPRPRELPPSGEPALNSLEAAEREALIQELERHRWNITNLARHLNTSRNTIYRKMKRLNIRNLNSDKS comes from the coding sequence ATGGCTGACCTGAACCTGATCGAGAAGCACATTCGGTCGGTGTGCTCGACCGTCTCGCTCGGCCTAGCCGAACAAGCCCTGCAAAACCGGGTCACGCAGTCGTGGATCCGCTGCCTGAAAGACTACCGGCTGGATCCTGGAAGTCCCAACCCTCCCTTGGTCGTTGACACTCCCGAGCTCAAGGAGCGGATCGAGCGCCTGTCGGACATCGTGCCGCACGCCAAGATGGAGATGGCCAACCTGTATCAGCAACTGGCCGGCTCCCAGCTCGCGGTGGTCCTGACCGACGCCGACGGCGTGATCCTGAGCCTGGTGGGCGACCCCAACTTCACCAAAACGGGTGCCAAGCTGGGCCTGATGGAAGGTGCGGTGTGGAGCGAGCGCGAGCAGGGCACCAACGGCATGGGCACCTGTCTGGTCGAGAAAAGCCCCATCGTCATCCACAGAACGGAACACTTTTTCGCGCGCAACATCAGCCTCACCTGCTCCGCGGGCCCTATTTTCGACGGGCAAGGCCGGCTGCGGGCGGTGCTCGACGTATCCAGCCAGTCCGCGCTGCCGCAGCAGTACGCCATCGCGCTGGTGAACATGTCGGCCCAGATGATCGAAAACCAGGCCTTCATGAGCACGTACAAGAACGACTATATCGTGCGCTTTCACAGCCGCCCCGAGTTCGTCTATACGCTGAACGAAGGGGCTCTGGCCTTCTCGTCCGAGGGCAGGCTCCTCGCTGCCAACCGCAGCGCCCTGTTCCAGCTCGGCGTGCGCAGCGTGTCCGAGATCTCCGGCTGCGACATCAGCGAGCTCTTCACCACCGCGCTTCCCGAGCTCATCGCCCGCAGCACCAAGAGTTCCTTCCACCCCGTGCCGGTGTACGGCGTGCGTCACGGCTCCCGCTTCTTTGCCGTGGCCCAGCAGCCCGAAAACCTGGCCCGCCGCTCGAGCCAGCTGTTCGTGAGCCGCGTCTCCCCGGTCAAGGCGAGCTCCGAGGCGCAGCAGCGCCAGCTCATCGACATGCTGGAATTCGGTGACCCCAAGATGGCCCACAACGTCTACTGCGCCAAGCGGGTGCTGAACCGCGACATTCCCATCCTGCTCTATGGCGAGACGGGCACGGGCAAGGAGATGTTCGCCAAGGCCATCCACCTCGCCAGCAATCGGGCCGACAAGCCCTACGTGGCCGTCAACTGCGCCTCCATCCCGGATACCCTGATCGAAAGCGAGCTCTTCGGCTACAAGCCGGGTGCGTTCACGGGCGCCAATCGGGAAGGCCGGCGCGGCAAGATCCTCCAGGCGAACGGGGGCACGCTGTTCCTGGACGAGATCGGCGACATGCCCCTGCCCCTCCAGGCCAGGCTGCTGCGCGTGCTGGAGGAGCGCGAAGTGCTCCCTTTGGGCAGCGAAGTGCCCGTGAAGGTGGACATTCAGCTCATCTCCGCCACCCACCGCAATCTGTCCGAAATGGTGGCGGCGGGGGCGTTCCGGGAGGATCTCTATTACCGTCTCCAGGGCATTGCGCTCACCCTTCCGCCCTTGCGGCTCCGCGCCGACAAGCGCCAGCTCATCCAGCACGTGCTCGCTGAGGCGGCCGGGGGCGACGAGCGGGTCCGCATCGATCCCGAAGCGCTGACGGTCCTGGAGGAATACGACTGGCCCGGCAACATCCGGCAGTTGCGTAACCTGCTGCGCACCGCGCTCGCCTTGTGCGAGAACAATACCATCACCGTGCGCGACCTGCCCGAGGAGCTCCTGCGCGGCAGACATCCCCGACCGCGGGAGCTGCCTCCATCCGGCGAGCCCGCGCTCAATTCCCTGGAGGCGGCGGAGCGGGAAGCCCTCATCCAGGAGCTGGAGCGCCACCGCTGGAACATCACCAATCTCGCCCGGCACTTGAACACCAGCCGCAACACCATCTACCGCAAGATGAAGCGGCTCAACATCCGCAACCTGAACAGCGATAAGAGCTGA
- a CDS encoding response regulator, with protein MSERLIRILLADDHAVVRAGFRRLLEQRPEIRVLAEAVSGEDAYRLYGVLKPDVVVMDLSMPGMGGMGTIRRIVARDPSARILVFSIHESEAFALQALKSGALGYLTKAAAPDVIVTAVHEVARGRPYLAPDVAQRIALYTATGADDPLACLTAREFEVFQLVVDGRTIDQIAEALHLSSKTVANYATQIKQKLGVSSPVELVRLALKHRVISD; from the coding sequence ATGAGCGAGCGCCTCATCCGGATTCTCCTCGCCGATGACCATGCGGTGGTCCGCGCCGGATTCCGCCGGTTACTCGAACAGCGGCCGGAAATTCGCGTCCTCGCCGAGGCCGTGAGCGGCGAGGACGCCTACCGGCTGTACGGGGTGCTCAAGCCGGATGTGGTGGTGATGGACCTCTCCATGCCCGGCATGGGGGGGATGGGCACGATCCGGCGCATCGTCGCCCGCGACCCCTCGGCGCGCATCCTCGTATTCAGCATCCATGAAAGCGAGGCCTTCGCCCTGCAAGCCTTGAAAAGCGGCGCCCTGGGCTACCTCACCAAGGCGGCGGCCCCCGACGTGATCGTGACCGCGGTGCACGAAGTGGCCCGGGGCCGCCCCTATCTTGCCCCGGACGTGGCGCAGCGGATCGCCCTCTATACGGCAACGGGGGCGGACGATCCGCTGGCTTGCCTGACCGCCCGGGAATTCGAGGTCTTTCAACTGGTGGTGGACGGCCGCACCATCGACCAGATCGCCGAAGCCCTGCACCTCTCCAGCAAGACCGTTGCCAACTACGCCACGCAAATCAAGCAGAAGCTGGGCGTCTCGAGCCCCGTGGAGCTGGTGCGTCTGGCGCTGAAACACCGCGTCATCTCCGACTGA
- a CDS encoding DUF6513 domain-containing protein: MPERILFLTGKLAEKSLHKVLENMQPTPFTYEVLQIGINVAGLMTADLIRRRVPRPVKADWIMVPGRCRGDLEALSQYYGVPVKRGPDELKDIPRYFGKKGAQADLSRYDILIFAEIVDAPALDVPAILRRAREYRRDGADVIDLGCLPNTPFPHLAEAVEALKAEGLRVSVDSVEPQELLRGGEAGADYLLSLKEETLWVADQVAAVPVLIPSRPGDLASLERAIAAMRAKGRPFYADPVLDPLHFGFTDSIVRYHELRRRHPDVPILMGVGNLTELTDADTTGINALLLGIASELRVAAILTTQVSPHCRRAVKEADIARRMMYAARESASLPRDLTDQLLTVHARRPFPDTVDEIAEIARAVKDPSFRVQVSEAGIHVYNRDGFYTATDPYAFFPRLGVESDGAHAFYLGVELARAQIAWQLGKRYAQDEELDWGCAMQRTPEDRSAYKAPGTTLEKPKKAETGT, from the coding sequence ATGCCTGAACGTATCCTCTTCCTGACCGGCAAACTGGCGGAGAAGAGCCTGCACAAGGTGCTCGAGAACATGCAGCCCACGCCGTTCACCTACGAGGTGCTGCAGATCGGCATCAACGTGGCCGGTCTCATGACCGCGGATCTGATCCGCCGCCGCGTGCCGCGGCCGGTGAAGGCAGACTGGATCATGGTGCCCGGGCGCTGCCGCGGCGACCTGGAGGCGCTTTCCCAGTACTACGGCGTGCCGGTCAAGCGCGGCCCCGACGAGCTCAAGGACATCCCCCGCTACTTCGGAAAGAAAGGTGCGCAGGCGGACTTGAGCCGGTACGACATCCTGATCTTCGCCGAGATCGTGGACGCGCCCGCTCTGGACGTGCCCGCCATTCTGCGCCGCGCCCGCGAGTACCGCCGCGACGGCGCGGACGTGATCGACCTGGGATGCCTGCCGAACACGCCGTTCCCGCATCTGGCAGAGGCGGTGGAAGCGCTCAAGGCCGAAGGCTTGCGGGTGAGCGTGGATTCAGTGGAGCCGCAGGAGCTCCTGCGCGGGGGCGAGGCGGGCGCCGATTACCTCCTGAGCCTCAAAGAGGAAACGCTCTGGGTGGCGGACCAGGTCGCCGCGGTGCCGGTGCTCATTCCCTCGCGTCCAGGCGACCTCGCCTCCCTGGAGCGCGCGATCGCCGCGATGCGCGCCAAGGGTCGGCCGTTCTACGCGGATCCTGTCCTGGACCCCCTCCACTTCGGGTTCACGGACTCCATCGTGCGCTACCACGAACTGAGGCGCCGCCACCCGGACGTGCCCATTCTGATGGGCGTGGGCAATCTCACCGAGCTCACCGATGCCGACACGACCGGCATCAACGCGCTGCTGCTGGGCATCGCCTCGGAGCTGCGCGTCGCCGCCATTCTCACCACGCAGGTGAGCCCCCATTGCCGGCGCGCGGTCAAGGAGGCGGATATCGCCCGGCGCATGATGTACGCGGCGCGGGAGAGCGCGAGCCTGCCCCGGGACTTGACCGATCAGCTCCTCACCGTGCACGCCCGACGGCCCTTTCCGGACACGGTCGATGAGATCGCCGAGATCGCCCGGGCAGTCAAGGACCCGAGCTTCCGGGTACAGGTGAGCGAAGCGGGGATTCACGTGTACAACCGCGACGGCTTTTACACCGCCACCGATCCTTACGCCTTCTTTCCCAGGCTCGGGGTGGAAAGCGACGGCGCCCACGCCTTTTACCTGGGAGTGGAGCTCGCCCGGGCACAAATCGCTTGGCAGCTTGGCAAGCGCTACGCCCAGGACGAGGAGCTCGACTGGGGCTGCGCGATGCAACGGACCCCCGAGGACCGAAGCGCCTACAAAGCGCCCGGGACGACCTTGGAAAAGCCCAAGAAAGCGGAAACCGGCACATGA